The following proteins are encoded in a genomic region of Paenibacillus sp. FSL H3-0469:
- a CDS encoding OsmC family protein, with amino-acid sequence MAALQTFKASAHLQDGVQVKVTSRSFEFIIDEPKSLGGTDTGMNPVEALLASLGACQSIVARVYAPKFGVNLKDFFVDVEGDLDLDGFFNRSEVRPGYSDIRYTFRIKTDSPKEQVEEFVRFLESKCPVGDTLAYPVNLKLDSIIIES; translated from the coding sequence ATGGCCGCTCTCCAAACCTTTAAAGCATCTGCGCATTTGCAAGACGGAGTCCAAGTGAAAGTAACATCCCGAAGCTTTGAGTTTATTATCGACGAGCCCAAAAGCTTGGGCGGAACCGATACCGGAATGAATCCGGTCGAAGCTTTGTTGGCCTCGCTGGGAGCATGTCAGTCTATCGTGGCCAGAGTGTATGCGCCTAAATTCGGCGTGAACCTCAAGGATTTCTTCGTGGATGTAGAAGGCGATCTTGACCTGGATGGTTTTTTTAACAGGTCGGAGGTACGTCCGGGCTATTCTGACATTCGGTATACATTCCGAATCAAAACAGATTCGCCCAAAGAACAGGTTGAAGAATTTGTACGATTCCTGGAAAGCAAATGTCCAGTTGGAGATACCCTCGCATATCCGGTTAATCTCAAGCTGGACAGCATTATCATCGAAAGCTAA
- a CDS encoding sulfurtransferase, with translation MDSTVTKRWLLSRLYEPEQTIVDCRFTLGKPQEGKERYNKEHIPGAVYLDLELDLSAPVGGHGGRHPLPDTQVLASRLSKLGIGNHSRIVAYDDENGMNAARLWWLLRYLGHEQVFILEGGFSQWKEGNYPVTDHQPVRVPSSFVANVQPQMLAGVDEVREVSEQTVRAGTSAGAIDGTDAPTEVQTNDGTGVSSSPGALPVLIDSRANDRYRGLNETLDKKAGHIPGALNFFWKDTQNADGSFKSADELAEHFAGLDKDREIIVYCGSGVTACPNILALEKAGFKNVRLYAGSWSDWISYEENPVAAGDE, from the coding sequence GTGGATTCAACCGTAACCAAACGCTGGCTGCTCTCCAGACTCTATGAACCGGAACAGACCATCGTAGACTGCCGGTTCACCTTGGGCAAGCCTCAGGAGGGCAAAGAACGTTATAATAAAGAGCATATTCCAGGCGCGGTCTATCTCGATTTGGAACTCGACCTGTCTGCTCCTGTAGGCGGGCATGGCGGACGACACCCTCTTCCCGACACGCAAGTGCTGGCATCCCGGCTATCCAAGCTCGGAATCGGCAACCACTCGCGTATTGTGGCCTACGATGATGAGAACGGCATGAATGCCGCCCGTCTGTGGTGGCTGCTGCGCTACCTCGGGCATGAGCAGGTCTTCATTCTGGAGGGCGGCTTCAGCCAGTGGAAAGAGGGCAATTATCCGGTGACGGATCATCAGCCGGTTCGCGTGCCCAGCTCGTTCGTAGCAAATGTCCAGCCGCAGATGCTGGCGGGGGTTGATGAGGTGCGGGAGGTTTCGGAGCAAACGGTACGTGCCGGCACAAGTGCTGGCGCTATTGACGGCACGGATGCACCAACTGAGGTCCAGACAAATGATGGCACTGGTGTATCATCCTCACCTGGCGCTCTACCGGTTCTGATCGACTCCCGCGCGAATGACCGCTATCGCGGTCTTAACGAGACCTTGGACAAGAAGGCGGGGCATATCCCTGGCGCGCTCAACTTTTTCTGGAAAGATACGCAGAATGCAGACGGCAGCTTCAAGAGCGCCGATGAACTTGCGGAGCATTTTGCCGGACTGGATAAAGACCGCGAGATCATCGTCTACTGCGGCTCCGGCGTAACCGCCTGCCCGAACATCCTGGCCCTTGAGAAGGCTGGATTTAAGAATGTGCGGCTGTATGCGGGGAGTTGGAGTGACTGGATTAGTTATGAGGAGAATCCGGTGGCGGCGGGAGACGAGTAA
- a CDS encoding phosphotransferase: MEAIVSQVWPEWKGTLRKRSGGWNNTTYFVEGGERRAVLRIYDTHKDRNKIEFEHTVLLKLAGAGLPFSTPLPIRTASGETLVQLEDSGKFACLFAYIEGESPSGQASDYYESFGEAAGNLSVALAEIDTGIPAVYRPYYELRTSYPLCTREALHGLLTDPPESLKELIPELTLLVEAYDNVADSLEQLQSLPHQLVHGDLNASNLLVDGADTTRVKALLDFEFCTRDVRVMDAAVILSALLSYEESERIIRDFWRGYNRMVTLTPEELAAIPVLMLLRKIDVFLHFVTRYWEGTDEVNVLQQQVRELAAEVAAM; encoded by the coding sequence ATGGAGGCCATCGTGAGTCAGGTCTGGCCTGAATGGAAGGGGACCTTGCGCAAACGGAGCGGGGGCTGGAATAACACCACTTATTTCGTGGAGGGCGGGGAGCGCCGCGCGGTACTGCGGATCTACGACACACATAAGGACAGGAACAAAATAGAATTCGAGCATACGGTCCTCCTGAAGCTGGCCGGTGCAGGTCTGCCGTTCAGTACACCTCTTCCGATCCGTACTGCAAGTGGAGAGACCTTGGTTCAGCTCGAAGACAGCGGGAAATTCGCCTGCTTGTTTGCTTATATTGAAGGCGAATCCCCGTCCGGACAAGCTTCGGATTATTATGAGTCTTTTGGAGAAGCGGCAGGCAACTTGTCCGTTGCACTAGCTGAGATAGATACGGGCATCCCGGCCGTATACCGTCCATACTATGAGCTGCGGACCTCCTATCCGCTGTGCACCCGTGAAGCGCTGCATGGTCTGTTGACAGACCCGCCTGAGTCTCTGAAGGAGCTGATCCCGGAGTTGACCCTATTAGTGGAGGCCTACGACAATGTGGCTGACTCGCTGGAACAGCTTCAGAGCCTGCCGCATCAGCTGGTGCACGGAGATCTGAATGCTTCCAACCTGCTGGTGGATGGAGCGGATACTACCCGGGTGAAGGCGCTGCTGGATTTTGAATTTTGCACCAGGGATGTACGGGTTATGGATGCTGCTGTAATTCTGTCGGCCTTGCTCAGTTATGAGGAATCGGAGAGGATCATTCGTGATTTCTGGAGGGGTTATAATCGCATGGTCACGTTGACTCCCGAAGAACTGGCGGCTATTCCGGTGCTTATGCTCCTGCGTAAGATAGATGTGTTCCTGCATTTTGTCACCCGTTACTGGGAAGGGACCGATGAGGTAAATGTCCTGCAGCAGCAGGTGAGGGAGCTGGCGGCAGAGGTAGCTGCGATGTAG